From [Clostridium] symbiosum, a single genomic window includes:
- a CDS encoding cadherin-like beta sandwich domain-containing protein has protein sequence MNRRIRNIVTSLIAACALCLAMPFGGFEAFAASAKISFSDPSTTVGQEFNVTVKVTATDGNLGASDLVLSYDQSHIEFVSGNNANGGAGSVRLVGTMDSNTTKEFAYTLKFKAVQAGDTSISVASHEVYDADTQAVNVTKVGSSAVKVKAPATYSSEAALASLKVSPGQLSPAFSPDVMSYTVNVGGDVDKIAVSADAKDAKAKTKVTGGSGLKTGANTVVCKVTAEDGQTVKSYTITVNKSESSEVPATEAGEAVVTGGAVVGELKADIDGVEYSVASSFDPAVLPAGYTQSTCTYNGTEIMAGTGNGLTLIYLQGSDGNGSFYIYVPESGALSPYVTIDSVARAIVVLPIDDTIEVPEGFAQTAIQLNGDAKVKGWVWKTDEEQKYCVIYGMNENGEKGLYRYDIAEKTFQRYFEDPALESQFDEAQVTKLLDDYNALCKDYDLRFIVIVVLIVVCLILFFMVINLLMRRREHAGRAERDEAPTPVKRRAMQEEEDRRRQGQAARTGRIAEDGMEQRRRLAGDERLQAEQRRGQEPGRTAKYGQNAGYQDAAVRRMAGTAEQGYPAQRRPEPRGSEQNRTSQRRPEQGRSAQGYPERRSPEQGRSVQGYPERRNPEQGRSAQGYPERRNPEQGRSVQGYPERRNLEQSRNAQGYPERRNPEQGRGGAQGYPERRNPEPWRGTQGYPERRNPEPWRSTQGYSERRSPEPGRSTQGYPERSGQESGRSGQGYPEQRYAAKPVRSQDIGMEEAIRQREMERAERARRTRERLERERQEDERRARAARTAERTRKPGPRDDDDFEFLDLN, from the coding sequence ATGAACAGAAGAATAAGAAATATAGTTACCAGCCTGATTGCCGCATGTGCCCTTTGTCTGGCCATGCCGTTTGGCGGCTTTGAGGCTTTTGCAGCCAGCGCGAAGATATCGTTTTCCGATCCGAGCACGACCGTGGGACAGGAATTTAATGTAACGGTCAAGGTTACGGCCACAGACGGAAACCTCGGGGCTTCCGATCTGGTTTTATCGTATGATCAGTCGCATATTGAGTTTGTCAGCGGGAATAATGCCAACGGAGGCGCCGGTTCCGTGCGTCTTGTGGGAACGATGGATTCCAACACGACAAAGGAATTTGCCTACACGCTTAAATTCAAGGCGGTACAGGCGGGTGACACGTCGATATCCGTAGCAAGCCATGAGGTTTATGATGCGGATACCCAGGCCGTCAATGTTACAAAGGTGGGGTCATCGGCGGTAAAAGTCAAGGCTCCTGCGACGTATTCGAGTGAAGCGGCCCTTGCCTCACTAAAAGTATCGCCGGGACAGCTGTCACCGGCTTTTTCACCGGATGTAATGTCCTATACGGTAAATGTCGGCGGCGATGTGGATAAAATCGCAGTCAGCGCCGATGCCAAGGATGCCAAGGCAAAAACAAAGGTCACCGGAGGCTCCGGTCTTAAGACGGGAGCCAATACCGTGGTATGTAAGGTCACTGCGGAGGACGGCCAGACCGTAAAGTCCTATACGATTACAGTCAATAAATCGGAATCTTCGGAAGTACCGGCTACAGAGGCCGGTGAGGCCGTGGTTACAGGCGGTGCGGTGGTCGGAGAACTGAAGGCCGACATTGACGGAGTGGAATACAGCGTGGCGTCGTCATTCGATCCTGCGGTTCTTCCGGCGGGATATACCCAGTCTACCTGCACCTACAACGGCACGGAAATTATGGCCGGTACAGGCAACGGCCTTACCTTGATTTATCTCCAGGGAAGCGACGGAAACGGTTCATTCTATATCTATGTGCCGGAATCAGGGGCATTGTCGCCTTATGTAACGATCGACAGTGTGGCAAGGGCAATTGTGGTTCTGCCGATTGACGATACCATTGAAGTTCCGGAGGGATTTGCCCAGACCGCCATCCAGTTGAACGGAGACGCAAAAGTCAAGGGATGGGTATGGAAGACCGATGAGGAACAGAAGTACTGTGTTATTTACGGTATGAATGAGAACGGTGAAAAAGGTCTTTACCGTTACGATATTGCTGAAAAAACATTCCAGCGCTACTTTGAAGATCCGGCACTGGAGAGCCAGTTTGACGAAGCCCAGGTTACAAAGCTCCTGGATGATTATAATGCCCTCTGCAAGGATTATGATCTCAGATTTATTGTTATTGTGGTTCTGATTGTAGTCTGCCTGATTCTTTTCTTTATGGTGATCAACCTGCTGATGCGCAGGAGAGAGCATGCGGGCAGAGCGGAGCGCGATGAGGCGCCGACACCGGTAAAGCGCAGGGCGATGCAGGAAGAGGAAGACAGGAGAAGACAGGGACAGGCGGCCAGGACGGGCAGAATTGCCGAGGACGGTATGGAACAGAGAAGACGCCTTGCCGGGGACGAACGTCTTCAGGCAGAGCAAAGAAGAGGCCAGGAGCCCGGAAGAACGGCGAAATATGGCCAGAATGCGGGGTATCAGGACGCTGCGGTGCGCAGAATGGCAGGAACGGCAGAACAGGGCTATCCGGCACAGAGACGGCCGGAACCGAGAGGTTCCGAGCAGAACCGCACATCCCAGAGACGCCCGGAACAGGGGCGCAGCGCCCAGGGCTATCCGGAGAGAAGAAGTCCGGAACAGGGCCGAAGCGTTCAGGGCTACCCGGAAAGGAGAAACCCGGAACAGGGGCGCAGCGCCCAGGGCTATCCGGAGAGAAGAAATCCGGAGCAGGGCCGAAGCGTTCAGGGTTACCCGGAAAGAAGAAACCTGGAACAGAGCCGAAACGCCCAGGGATATCCTGAAAGGAGAAATCCGGAACAGGGCCGTGGCGGCGCCCAGGGCTATCCTGAAAGAAGGAATCCGGAGCCGTGGCGAGGCACCCAGGGATATCCTGAAAGGAGAAACCCGGAGCCGTGGCGAAGCACCCAGGGATATTCGGAGAGAAGAAGTCCGGAGCCGGGACGAAGCACCCAGGGATATCCTGAAAGAAGCGGCCAGGAATCCGGCCGTAGCGGCCAGGGCTATCCCGAGCAGCGGTATGCGGCAAAGCCCGTCAGAAGCCAGGATATAGGAATGGAAGAGGCCATCCGCCAGAGAGAGATG